The following DNA comes from Candidatus Methylacidiphilum fumarolicum.
CCCATCATCCAGAAACAGGCGAACCTATTCAACGGATAATTTCTGGAGGATTAGGGGTACTTACCTCCGCTAAAAAATCCTCGGTTTCTTCCTCTTCTCATCCATCCTCAAGTTGTGGGTGTGGAGGAGGATGTGGTTGCTCCCATTAAAAGAGATACATCTTTTTTTCTGTAGCCCAGAAAGGGCTTCTTTTTTAATTATTTATAAGTTTTTCTTTTTATCTAACGTAAAGAAAATAACATTATTGACTTTCTATAATTTCTGATTCTAATTCTACAGATCCTTTTAAAGATTGAGTAATCAAGCAATTTTCTTCTGCTTTACGCAATAACCTACGAGCTTTTTCTTTATCTGTGCCTGGAGGGACAAAAAGTTTGGTTTTCAGGGAAAAATGGACAAAATACCTTGCCCCATCTTTTCGATCGAGTGTTCCATCAGCTTGACATTCAATTTTATGCCAATGAAAATGATTAGCTTCAGCAACAGAATCGAATGTTAAAATCAAACAGCTGGATAATGAGGCAGGCAAAAGGGTTTCTGGTGACCATGTGTTCTTAGGTCCTCCATATTGTACTGGAGCGTTGATTTCAATGGGCGGCAAATCCTCATCTATACCTTTTGCAATAAGATTTCCAAAAGGACCTCCTGAAGAAACAACTTTATAGTGGTGGGGTAGTGGATGCATGTCATCACAATATCAAAATTCTTTGTTTCATCAAATAATTTCTTGGTAATGTCTCAGCAAATAGAAGAAAATCTTATTTTCTAAAAGAAAACGTTTCCATTTTTCAAGCTTCATATCATAAGAAAAAAGATTAAATGATATTTGTATAATATTGATTTACAAAGAGATAATAATTTTACATATTTTTTTTATAAAAAGGGGAATCTTATATTTTTTAATTTTCTATCTTCTGATTAAAACGTATTAACCACAACATAATTAATATTAATAATATGCATTCTTTTAAAATTTTAAGTAAAATTGTTGACATCTATCTTTATTTTTTTTAGAAGAATAAGTTTTAAATAAAAATTATTTAAAAGTGATTAAAATATTATGTTTTTTTTATTTTTCCTCTTTTCTCTTTTTCCTTTTCATAAAAAAGCTTTTTCCTATATGCCAACGGAGGTTAGGCTAAGAGGACTGGCTTCTTGGTATGCGGAGCCTGGTCATGTGGGAAGAAAATTTGTAAAAGAACATAAGTTTACAGCTGCGCACAAGACTTTGCCTTTTGGAACCTATGTTGAAGTTCACAATTTAAAAAATAATCGTACAGTCATTGTTTGTATTGATGATCGGGGACCATTCATCAAAAACAGAATTATTGATTTGTCAAAGCCTGCCGCTGAAAAGCTAGAAATGATCCATTCGGGCATTGTTCCTGTGGAATTGAAAGTGATTCGATATACTGCTTATTGAACAAGGATTGGAACTTTTTATCCATTAAAGATTCCATGAATCATAAAATGGAAATCAGAGATTTGTTCCACAGTAAAGGAGAGATTTTTAGATTGGATTTCTCGACGTATCTCCTCAATTGTAAAGGAAGCAAGTAGGGAATTAAAAAAGTCTCTTTTTAAAAGAAAGGGGGCATTTTGAACATAGCTTTCAGTCAACAGCCTGGCTTTTTCTATTGATTCAGGTCGGATAAGATCCACGAAAAAAATAAAAGTTCCTTTTTTAGCATACTTTTTGATTGCTTGCCATGCTATTGTTAACCTTGGCAAATGATGTAATAAGCTATTGCTAAGCAGAACATCAAAAGGAGCTGGATAGGACCAATTTGGAATTACCCCCTCAAAAAGTTGAATGGAATGGGAAAGATGGTATTCTTCGATTCTTTTTCTCCCAATAGAGAGCATTGAAGAGGAGCCATCGACACCGATAATTTTTGCCTTTGGAAATCTTTTGGCAAAGCGAATGGAAATGTCAGCTGTCCCACAGCCCATGTCGAGAACTAATCCTTCATTAAATGCAGAAAAAATGGCGGCAAATCGATCGATAACTGCCTGATGAGCAGTGGAAAAGTCAGCCGAAGCATAGGCTAAAGCTTGATGAGGATCAAGCATTAGTTCAGGCTCAAGCGTTCTTTCCATTGATTTTAGGGATCTATTTATTTATGGATTTTTTAAGTTTGAAGTTGTTATCTTTGTTAAGGGAAAGTGAGCAAAAGGGTTTTGATTTTTTCTGCTGCCTTTCGAAGCAAAAGAGTGATCATGCCTTCGTAAGCATGGGTAGGATAAAGGATCCCAATGGCCGAATGGGGGTCAGCCATGCAAATGTAAAGTTGCACCTGACTTCCCGTGATCTTTGTTTCCAATATATTTCCTGCTCCTGCTAATTCACATAGCCTTTTGGCATGTCCAATAGTGGAACTGACTACGGAAGCAATAATGTTTGAATAGTTTGAGAAACTGCATCGGCTGACCGTAGCTCCCTTATTTGTAGAGATGACGATACCAAGAATATCTGGGTTCGCTGCAAAAAGATCAGATATTATTTGAGAAAGCTCTTGTTCCAGATACCGTACGAGATATTCGAAAGATTGGCTTTTTTTATGCTCCTCAATCATAACCTGGGCCAGCGCTTCGTAAGCCTTTATCCAGGTTTGTTCCAATTCTTTTGTCCATTCTTTCCCTATGATTTTTCCAAGCGTCCAAATAAGAGTGTGACCAATCAACGGATAATGTTCCACTTCCACCCCATACTTAACATGCCGACGGGCTAATTCTTTTGCAGCATCCAAAGCCGTATCGATATCTTGAAGGTTTAAAACTATCCAATTTAAGACATCTATTAGTTTTCTACCTTGTTTTTCAATATTCTCTCTAAAAAGAGATCGTACATTAGGTTCTACCTCAAAGAGCCTTTTGTAAAAAAGTCGTCCTGCTTCATCAGCCTTGTCTATCACATAGAGCCAACTTTTTTGAATTAGTTTTATTTGCTCTTGAGTCATAAAAAGAAAAATAATTTACAATTTTTGTAAATGAAGCTATATAAAATAAATTTATTTTCTTCAAGATGTTCTTTAATGTTCTTGATTGCATTGGAAAGCTTCATACCAGGGGAGTCCTCGTAAAAAGTAAAAGGATATTTTTCTGAAATTAAGAATCTAAAATAAATAACTTAAGGTTCCTTGAATCCAAAAAGGCATTCCTGGAACAATATTAGCGTAATCAAAAATTCTTGCCGCTTGAATTCCTACCCCAAAAGGTAACCAGTATTTATTATCTGTTGTGTTGAAAAGGTAAAGGGAAAATTGCCAGTGAGGTAGGGAGTAAAAAAGCCGTGTTCTAATAATAAATTCAGGAGGAATGGAATCAGCATAGTTATACCCAAGAAATTGTCTACTAAACCAACTAAACCCAACCGCAAATCCTAATCCTGAAGAGGAAGTATAATTGATCATGCCATCTATAACATTTGTTGGCCAGCCGATAAATGGATAAACGCCAGCAGGGAAAAAAGCATTGTTGTTCAGAGGTAAAGAAAATAGTAGTGCCTCACTGGTAGAGTAAGTCTGAGTTTCTAAGGGCCCATGACCGACCTTTGTCCAGTCTTCAATCCCATATTGGTATGCATAGCCTAGCCGGCAGAGTAATGATTGGTGAGGTTTATAAGAAAAGTCCAATTCAAAACCACTCACTGCTGTCTTTGTAGGTGTCAATCCTACATTATCGATCCAAAGGTCTTGGGAAAAAATTGTGCCATCAATAAACAACCGCTTGTTTAGAATGTTTAATTTTATGCCAGCTTCATAGAGCTCGTCACATTGATGGAAGGATTGGGAATTAAAAAGAGGAGAGTACCCGCCAAGGACTGCTGCATCAGTAGTATATTCAAGGATGTATGTAAAATAAATGTTCATCCACTCAAATGGCATGTAACTAGGACTGATTGAGAAGAGGGGGAGGGATTGTGTTGTTTTTAATCCCTTAAAAAGCATTGGAGGAGTTCCAGGAGGAGTTTGAGCCTGTACAAAGTAGTTGGTATCTCTTAGCCCTAGAGAAAGTCTCCAAGATTGGTTTAAGCTTATTGTTTGCTGTATAAAAGGAGCTATAGAGCAAAAAAAACTATTTGTAGATCCTCCAGAACCATTTAAAGGATTAAAAAAATAGCCATTTGGGGCTCCAGGAATTGGCCAAAGCCCCCCAAATTTTGCATGGGGATTCATAATATTCTTTTGGAAAAAAGAAGAAGAAATCATATTCCAACTAGTAGGGAAGCTTGAAACCATATCCCAACTATTTGCCCCAAAGAAAGAGGTGGCTACATAATCGAGATTTCTTTGGATATGCCATTCAATGCCACTATCCATCAGATCAGTGAATGAAAAAGTTGAATTAGCTTCTGAAAATTCAATATTGGCAACACACTCCGTTCGGTGCCCAATTTCATAATCTCCCCTACTCGAAAGACAATAATAAACAGGTGGTTGCAGGAGTTGTTCCCGATTATACCACACCAAGGTATTGTCTAAAATCGTTAACCGATCATTAATTGAGAATTTCTGAATCAACTGTAGCATTCCTAGCATAGCCCGCGCCCCACCTTCAGGATTTTGAAGGAGGAGCCTACGACTGATTGGAAGAAGAGGACCGGCATAGAGGGAATAGGGAGGATTATTTATTTGTCCTACATTGATTAAGGAAGGCGGAAGAGATCCAGAAGAATAGAGACCATTTTCAATTAAGTTTTCCGTTGGCCTATTCATCCACATAAAAAGTGGAGTATAGTCATAGGTTCCGAAATCGCCGAGAAAATCGACTTGATAGTTCTCTGGAGAGTGAATTCCTACATTAAAATAGAGATTTTGTTGATCATTGTGAACATATTGATAATAATTTCCATTTTCCATGCCTTGATAACTGATTCTATAAGCAATATTTGGAGAGATTGGTCCTCCAAAGTCTATGAGCCACATATATTTTTCGTACATCCCAGTAGTCCATTGAGCTGTTCCACGAAAAGAATCAAAATAGGGTTGTTTTGTTAGATAGTTGGTCACTCCAGAGCTTGTTTGGGTGGCTCCAAAGACTGCTTGTGAGGGACCTTCGATAAAATCTAACGATTCAATCATATTCCAGTTCATAGGAATTCCTTGGAAGGC
Coding sequences within:
- a CDS encoding OsmC family protein; the protein is MHPLPHHYKVVSSGGPFGNLIAKGIDEDLPPIEINAPVQYGGPKNTWSPETLLPASLSSCLILTFDSVAEANHFHWHKIECQADGTLDRKDGARYFVHFSLKTKLFVPPGTDKEKARRLLRKAEENCLITQSLKGSVELESEIIESQ
- a CDS encoding methyltransferase domain-containing protein, encoding MERTLEPELMLDPHQALAYASADFSTAHQAVIDRFAAIFSAFNEGLVLDMGCGTADISIRFAKRFPKAKIIGVDGSSSMLSIGRKRIEEYHLSHSIQLFEGVIPNWSYPAPFDVLLSNSLLHHLPRLTIAWQAIKKYAKKGTFIFFVDLIRPESIEKARLLTESYVQNAPFLLKRDFFNSLLASFTIEEIRREIQSKNLSFTVEQISDFHFMIHGIFNG
- a CDS encoding septal ring lytic transglycosylase RlpA family protein codes for the protein MFFLFFLFSLFPFHKKAFSYMPTEVRLRGLASWYAEPGHVGRKFVKEHKFTAAHKTLPFGTYVEVHNLKNNRTVIVCIDDRGPFIKNRIIDLSKPAAEKLEMIHSGIVPVELKVIRYTAY
- a CDS encoding TonB-dependent receptor; amino-acid sequence: MNQRQIVFYLTPLFLITSLYPDNGMGSTADAVAEDALAVPPIKVKGQVPIEPKEKSSFFLSPSKGFGPMDILDAPRTVFTIDKTLIQALGMGLQPFLDPLSMAFYIPSAYSSVNYGLGIAPFSRGYPSIPYINGIEMNIQNGAFQGIPMNWNMIESLDFIEGPSQAVFGATQTSSGVTNYLTKQPYFDSFRGTAQWTTGMYEKYMWLIDFGGPISPNIAYRISYQGMENGNYYQYVHNDQQNLYFNVGIHSPENYQVDFLGDFGTYDYTPLFMWMNRPTENLIENGLYSSGSLPPSLINVGQINNPPYSLYAGPLLPISRRLLLQNPEGGARAMLGMLQLIQKFSINDRLTILDNTLVWYNREQLLQPPVYYCLSSRGDYEIGHRTECVANIEFSEANSTFSFTDLMDSGIEWHIQRNLDYVATSFFGANSWDMVSSFPTSWNMISSSFFQKNIMNPHAKFGGLWPIPGAPNGYFFNPLNGSGGSTNSFFCSIAPFIQQTISLNQSWRLSLGLRDTNYFVQAQTPPGTPPMLFKGLKTTQSLPLFSISPSYMPFEWMNIYFTYILEYTTDAAVLGGYSPLFNSQSFHQCDELYEAGIKLNILNKRLFIDGTIFSQDLWIDNVGLTPTKTAVSGFELDFSYKPHQSLLCRLGYAYQYGIEDWTKVGHGPLETQTYSTSEALLFSLPLNNNAFFPAGVYPFIGWPTNVIDGMINYTSSSGLGFAVGFSWFSRQFLGYNYADSIPPEFIIRTRLFYSLPHWQFSLYLFNTTDNKYWLPFGVGIQAARIFDYANIVPGMPFWIQGTLSYLF
- a CDS encoding globin domain-containing protein; the protein is MTQEQIKLIQKSWLYVIDKADEAGRLFYKRLFEVEPNVRSLFRENIEKQGRKLIDVLNWIVLNLQDIDTALDAAKELARRHVKYGVEVEHYPLIGHTLIWTLGKIIGKEWTKELEQTWIKAYEALAQVMIEEHKKSQSFEYLVRYLEQELSQIISDLFAANPDILGIVISTNKGATVSRCSFSNYSNIIASVVSSTIGHAKRLCELAGAGNILETKITGSQVQLYICMADPHSAIGILYPTHAYEGMITLLLRKAAEKIKTLLLTFP